The sequence GTTCTCGCATATCAGACTCTAGCTCCTAGGTAGCTTCCTCAACCACGCTGTTTCTCCATAGGACTTTCACTAGGGTAATTGTCTTATTTCTCAAAATCCTATCATTTTGATCAAGAATCTTTACCGGACGTTCATTATAGGACAAATCTTCCTGCAAACCTAGTGTTTCATAGCTCAAAACATGTGATGGGTCTGACACATATTTCCGGAGTTGagatacatgaaatacattgtgCACCCCGGATAATGATGGCGGTAAAGCTATTCTGTAAGCTACACTGCCTACTCTGTCCAATATCTGAAATGGACCAACATATCTGGGACTTAGTTTCCCTCTCTTGCCAAATCTCTTCACTGAGAGTCCTTTTCGTGGTGTCACTCGAAGAAACACATGATCACCCACTTCGAACTCAATATCCCTCCGCTTCAGGTCTGCATAAGATTTCTGTCTGCTTTGAGCTGTGATCATTCTAGCCCTGATCTTCTGAATAGCTTCGTTGGTGTGCTGAACCGCATCTGGCCCTAGGAGTTTGTTCTCTCCCAACTCATCTCATAGGGTGCTACCCCGATAGTAGACTGATagttgttgttgtaagaaaattcaatcaaaggcaggtatttgctccatgatccttggaaatctatcacacatgccctcaacatatcttcCAAGATCTGATTTGTTCTCTCAGTCTGACCATCTGTCTCTGGATGATATGCAGTACTGAACTTCAATCGAGTTCCCATTGCTCTCTGTAAGCTTTCCCAAAAAGATGAAGTAAACCGAGCATCTCGATCACAAACAATAGAATACGGTGCcccatgtaatctcacaatctcattcacataaagttcagcaaaatggtccatggagtaagtcatgcgtactggtagaaaatgggcagattttgtatacctatcgacgactacccaaatggcgtcatgctgctttgtagtcttaggtaacccagtcacaaaatccatggaaatctcttcccacttccattcagggagTTTCAGTGGTTGTAATAATCCTGCTGGTCTTTGATGCTCtgctttaacttgttgacatgttaagcatttggccacaaattcaactacatcctttttcataccaggccaccaatacaatgctttaaggtcatggtacattttagtggtcccggggtgaactgaataaggtgtagtatgagcttctaccaatatccccttcttgagctcatcattatcgggcacataaattcgtcccttgaaccgaattaatcccgtgtctgatatttcataatctttggctttactatttaaaatttcttgcTTTAGTTCACTGAGCTTTTGATCTATCGTCTGTCCctccttaattctttctaacaaagtGGATTGAAGTGTGACCTTTGAAAGTTGCCCTGTAATAAATTCTATACCAGCTCGTTCCATGTCTTCCACTAATTCCCTTGATACTCCTTGTAAAGTGGAAACTAGTCCGGGACCTCTACGGCTGagtgcatccgctaccacattggctttaccgggatggtacattatctcacagtcgtagtctttgaccaactccaaccatctcctctgcctcatgtttaactccctctgggtgaaaaagtattttaaactcttatgatcagtgtagatttcacatttcactccatagagataatgacgccaaatttttagtgcaaaaaccactgcggctaactctaggtcatgtgtcgggtatctctgttcctattcttttaattgccttgaagcgtaagcaattaccttcccttcttggattagaacacaacccaacccttatttagatgcatcacaatataccgcaaattgtccctcttctgttggtaaactgaggattggtgctgaaataagtctattcttcaactcttggaagctttgctcacacttgtctgaccaggaaaattttagattcttcctagttaattctgttaagggtgtggctatctttgagaacccctcaacaaaccttctataatagcctgctaaacccaaaaagcttcgaacctCTGAGGCAGTCTTTGGTCTAGGCCATTCTTTCACTACAGCAACCTTGGCAGGATCTACTTTTATTCCCCCGTTAGTGACAATGTGGCCCATAAAggaacctcggacaaccagaactcacattttttgTACTTGGCATACAATTGATGTTCTCTCAGTCGCTGCAAGGTCAAGCGTAAGTGCTCCTCATGTTCCTCCTCTGTCTTAGAATAAATCAGTATATCATCTATGAATACAATGACAAACTGATCCAGATATTCCTTGAAGACTCGGTTCATGAGGTCCATAAAAGCTGCTGGGGCATTTGTaagtccaaatgacatcaccATGAACTCGTAATGCCCGTATCTCGTTCTGAAGGCTGTCTTCGGTATGTCTTCATTTTTGATTCTTAGTTGATGGTATCCtgaacgaagatcaatcttagaaagcACCTTTTTCCCTTGAAGCTGGTCAAACAAGTCGTCAATCCTCGGTAATGGGTACCGATTCTTTATAGTCACCTTGTTCAGTTCTCGGTAatctatgcacattctcatagtaccgtctttctttttaacaaatagAACTGGTGCGCCCCACGGAGAATAGCTAGGTCTGATAAACCCTAACTTAAGCAATTCTTCCAACTGTATTTTGAGTTCTTTCAATTCAGATGGTGCCATTCTATATGGTGCGTGGGAAACTGGTGCTGTCCCGGGCACTAATTCTATCACAAATTCGATTTCTCTGTGTGGTGGTAACCCGGGTAACTCCTCTGGAAATACATCAAGAAACTCAGCAACTACCCGTGTTTCCTCTggctttctttcaattttcttggtgtcatcaaccacattaactagataccctaagcacccacgctGCAATAGTTGCCCAGCCTTCATTGCCGAAATAATAGGGGTGCGAGGTTTCTTTCCTACCCCCTTGAACTCGAATGTCTCTCCATCTTCTGGTATGAAAACAACTTTCTTTTGCTTGCAGTCAATTGATGCTCCATATTTGGTAAGAAAATCCATGCCCAagatttcatcaaaatcaaataaatctaatacaatcaggtctacaaataattctctaccatctatcctgacaaGTATACCCCTAAGACAATTTCTAAAGATTACAACCTCCCCAGATGGTAACATGGTCCCAAACCCCACAGTAAATAATTCACTCGgtgcatttatatgattaaCAATTGTGCTAGCAATAAAGGAATGAGTTGCACCAGAATGAAACAAAACTTTACAAGTGATGTTGGCCATAGGAATATGACCTGATACAACCGAAGGACTGGCCTCAGATTCTGCTTGAGTGATGGCGAAAACTCTGGCTGGAACATACTTGTCATCTTTCTTGGGTTCTGCTCTGTTCCCAGTTTATCCCCACAGTGGGCAATTGCATTTGATGTGTCCTTCTTTTACACATTTGTAGCATGCTTTTGCGCGACACTCGCCGAGATGACGTTTGGTACATTTAGGGCATTCTGGAATGTTTCGCCCACTGCTGCCATTAAATCGTTGGTCGTTATCAGTTTTGTACCTCTTGTCTTGACTTGGCTGCCCGGACTGGTCCTATCCCCGTTTCTTGTGGTCATTAGAATTGGCTCCACCTTTCTTAGATTCTCTCCTGGcagcattttccttccaaattttattttctcagCCGTAAGAGCCATTTCGACAACTTGAGCATAACTGAATTGACCCCTTGACACAATTTCCACATCTCGCAACCATTGGTTTCAAGCCTTCCACAAATCAATGTGCTCGCACTCTATCAGTAGGTACTAGATCTGGAACGAATTTCGCCAATCTAtcaaatttttgtgcatactcagtCACAGTAAGACTCCCTTGGACTAATCCAGTAAATTCATCGACCTTTGCTGCTAGAACTGCTgagttataatacttctcattaaagacccttttgaaatcatcccagttcatggtatctacatcctttgtttgttccaccacctcccacCAGATACGAGCATCTTTTCTCAGCATGTAAGATGCACACTTCACTCGGTCATTCCCATCGACCCTTAGTATCTGCAAAATGCTTTCTATGAGACTTATCCACTCCTCAGCCACTACCGAGTCTATGCCTCCCTCAAACTCAGGTGGGTGTtgttttcgaaatctctctGCTAACAACTCATGTCTAGCCTCTGTAGCAGGATATACCACTGCAGCTGGTGGGTCTCTATTTTCTGCATCCTGCCTTATTTGGACTGGCGGCTCCGGTTGACGTCTCAGCTGACGAAGTTCTTCATCCTGCCTATGAATGATTCCTTCCAGTGCGGCAAGGCGCTCTTCCCATCCCTGTGGTGCTTGAGGTGGTTCATTGATCCCTCCATCATCTCGGCCTCTATCTcggccttggccttggcctcgaCCTCGACCCACTCTAACTGACCTTCTAGGAGGCATTTCTAAACTCCTGAACCACACAAACCAAAACACATCAAGATCACTTTGATCATCAATTTTACATGAAAAGAATATTACACTCCCGCGTGCAGAAATTAAAGGCACcttaattataagtaataaccacttacagtacagtgagtcgagctcgtctcatggcagtaaactttacatgttagggctaaccacattctttaggaccgtattgctctgataccatattgtaacaccccgatttcccgagatgtcacataggatagtccgtataaaacaatttaataagataaagacaatcaaacacttctttattgaaaaaaaaaaaaatatccaagcatgagatctcattgtttaaaataaaatacttttagtactgtaaacttaaataagaactagttaagtcaaaataacGGTTCCACAATGTTTAGcatttaaaaacattaaaagcaaaatactacgacagccccctaacatgcggtccacgcctcgagctcttcattctcactatttagccttacccttacctgcacacagagtacccgtgagctaacgcccagtaagaagagctatgtaggacataaccctcctaactagttacttgacataatttactctttaatattaatcaacagaaattcacattccataaatatatccacaacgcatgttgttctcacatgcacaaATCAAGTCTCATatcgcacattatactcacatacgataatcaactatacgctcatgttgatcagacatgaggtaacctgctctgccttgtgttattctcacacttggcatccaacagggcaattaactaccataagttgtactcacccatgataaagtTATAGCCTGCAAGTgatatgctcacacaagcagcaagaccctaatattattctcatgctaacgatgctcacaaaatataaggaaatcacaacacaataaaattaaatagcAACCCAtcccaagttgtatgcataacatacaccctgtgtacagatgtccactcttcttacctcagttgctaagaccacacttgctacctcgagcacctcaacgaaattccttgttgagaacaagatcctaaacattcattaacacaacaacacactcaaaatacattcaagtatgaatctctaaactcatacagaaacttacgtaaaaatacgtaacacataggtccatttcacttgcatgacacaccatacataagcatttattattttgattcacacaaacatattgcatggactcaaacaaacattcttaacgtaaaacatgaattcatacaacacctttttacgtaaaatttactaaaatactatttattctcaTTAAAacccaaataaatagttaattaatcaccaataattataataaatacctacagcaactaataaataataaaacctattccttttgatatcatagacagtaaatgttattacaaaaatatattttactattttaacaacacttatccatttttcataattaacttaaacattaattaagtaaattcatgaaaaataccaaaattaattaaaaaccgaatctaactcttctaacACAGTTTATAATCTGTTCtaagtcataaataattttctttgaattttctaagcaacctaggtatttttcataattaaaataagaaataacatcaataattcatgaaaaatacataatcgcctgaatattcaatctaccaattttataacagtttatatatcatagtccatcatataaaataaatctagatttttctgagcaccctaagtatttttcataattaatctataaaatatactaaataattcacaataattccaaataaattcagaaaattatgaaacttcaccaagcaccttagaataaaataaggaatcaaaatatacaaaaatatctaagaaaaacaccTCAAAAACGGTCAAAATATGGTCGCCGgcgttctcgtcggtttcgtcgccggtaaagtgtaactttgtctccgatttctcttgaagcgtcctttcgattggggaagctcttcacagtgctcaggacctcaaaacaatcaagaaaagtggtccgagaaggcagatcggggtcgtcttcttcgttggcggtgtaccgtcttCAATGGAGTCAAAATGttggattttcgttttggacgttaaagcttcgttttcttacgtcaaaaacaatccttagggtcccatgcactcaaatataacctcccttgatccaagaacaagcttaaacacgttcgaattcgagtccgtatccaagccgcacctttgaagcttcaaaaatggcgaatctcaaaacgacaacttccgccccttataccacgttaaaaagctttcttaggtcgtatataaatgatcccaaacccccactTTCACCCAGGTTGcactccgcttgaagaaacaaaaattttcggtatcgtatacgccgtatacgtgctctctctctctctctctcgttggttctctgttttgggtgtacgaaaatagagctcaaaacctaatttctatcgtgtttaaacccaagcaaaagATTGCTTTGAACCGAGTTGAACGATTCCCATTCCACAAAAATCTCGGTTTGTTACGGGACACGGTTATACATAATTTTCTATATGCATATATGCATACCaaacataacaataataataataataaaaataacgttaataattataataataataataatattaatatttataataatataatgatatacccatataacaatatccagacatatatatctattaggcattatgcacatgccaataaaattaaatattatatcatcataaaaataatctcatacatatttaaatccataaatatgtaacataataaaaatactctcagctaaataaaattacaaaaataccctttcagagttagcggatattacatACTATtccccagatagaagctatagattccatgtttatgttagcgctcccactcaattgcactaccgtgttcccaaaatgtacgtatcaccttgacccaaaagtaggcttaactaacaaatcaaagagcacgaataacactcttgagattgagcctaatcataacaggattaagatcatttgatctaggatcaactaggcgatattgacttgaatagatactacggtaagtttaataaatctaagtcaaagttcaatatcggtcccttccgatgcatactccatgacccaacctgagctttactttaaccattgctttggaaagaacacagtatttctccaaatgcaagtaaactctgttgtagattatcatatcagtaaaaccatgtgtctgataaatctaggaatctttattcacatagtcatgtttattttccaatgtgttgacaacacaataaacaggatcaagtatgtgaaaagggtttcagatgaatttataaatcaaatagacaagcaattgataagatgaaccaaaacatacacaaatgaatgaaaaatacttctgtttctttattgatgttgaataacattgaaatggagttttatttagggcataaaacccaacaaactcccacttgcactaatataaaactaatcagtacatatcaattaatcctaaattctgacggtgcttttcaaatgcagtcacggccaagactttggtgaatggatcagctaagttgtcttctatgtccactttctcaaccagtacatcccctcttgccacatattctctgatgatgtgatacttcctttctatgtgtttgcttctcttgtggcttcgaggttccttactattggctattgctccattattatcacaaagtaggactagaggcttttccattctaggcacgacaccgatactggtgaagaactttcttagccagacaagctctttagcagcttctgctgcagctatgtattctgcttccatcgtcgagtccgatatcaCGGTTtattttgcacttctccaaaccactgctccacccccaagagtaaacaccatcccagatgtagatttcctatcttcgagacatgcctggaaatctgaatcagtatagcctatgggatttaaagcaccacccttgtagactaatactagatttcttgtactctttaagtatttcagaatatacttaactgcattccaatgttcatgtccttgattagactgatacctgctcacgattccaactgcatagcagatgtcaggtgtagtgcataacattgcatacattagacttccaactgcagagccataaggaattttcgccatgtcctctatctcttgaggatcagtaggagactgttccttagatagacggataccatatctagaaggcatgtttgccccattggtgttgttcatggagaatctctctaaaactttgtcaatataggttgtttgagagagagcaagagatctgttcttccggtttctgataatctgaataccaagaacataggcttcTTCACCCatatctttcatatcgaattgagtgttaagccattccttgatgttagtcattttcttgatattgtttccaataatcaaaatgtcgtcaacataaaggaccatgaatactactacttggtcttccttgagttggtaaacacaaggttcattttcattctgaagaaagctgtaggtcttgatgatttcatcaaaccttttgttccatgagcgagaagcttgctttagtccatagatagacttatttaatttgcaaactttcttttcctgccctagaagaacatagccttctggttgctccatatagatggtttcttaaagtaccccattaaggaaggcagtcttgacatccatttgccagatttcataatcgaaagcagcagctacggagagaagaattcggatggatttgagcatggcaacaggactaaaagtttcctcatagtccacaccttctctttgggtataacccttggctacaagtctagctttaaaagtttcgacttcgcctccagctcctcttttcttcttgtaaacccacttacatccgattggatgatagtcatcaggcGCTTCTACATATTcctagactttgttctttttcatggaatccatttctgaatccatgccggctgaccatcgttttcgttgcggactagccattgcctgtttataggttaatgggtcgtcttcaataccgtctccaacgaccatattgatttcaccatccaagccataacgagctggttttgttgaaaccctcccactacgacgaggagtggtgatcttctgaacaggaactttggtagtagttttctcagtaggttcaactgagggagtgggattatcctcttcttgagtggaagaggacggaacattggaaggagttatatctgaaagcatttcctttaaaacaactttacttttcggtttattgtctttaatatagttttcttcaagaaaagtagcatttatagtaacaaacactttgttatccttgtgactataaaacagtccacccctagtctctttagaatttccgacaaacatgcacacttcagttcgtgattcaagtttgccttctttctttctcaagacatgagcagggcacccccaaattctgtagtggcgtaaactaggtgaacgatcattccatagttcgacgggtgtcttagggactgctttagatggaacaacatttaaaatgtcatttgccatctgtatagcatatccccagaaggacgtagacagagttgaataactcagcatagacctaaccatttccaaaaaagtgcgatttcttctttctgcaactccattttgttgtggagtgcctggggcagtgtattgggattcaattccaagttcaattaaatgatctttgaactggatATCCATACATTCTCCactcctatcagttcgcaagatctttaatgttttacctaattggttttgagccaaagcatgaaattcttgaaacttttcaaacgtttcagatttcttttgcattaggtaaagaaaactatatctagagtaatcgtcaatgaaagtgacaaaatactcataaacacctcgggcttttacattcagaggtccgcaaacattggaatgcactaaccctaggggttgttttgcacgctctccctttgcagagaaagaacgtttggtcatttttccttccaggcaagacttgcatactggcaattcacctaagacgacattattgaatggaccgtctttggttagccttttgagtctatcaaagcctatatgacctaaacgtaaatgccataaataagtttgatcatcattatcaatctcttttcttttgaggtttctaggtttagctacattgaaaagttcactatttagtgaaatttgtgtatttggtcttaaaacataaagcccttgttccatggaagcaacacatatttgaaatccattacgagaaattgaacaataagaactcgaaaaattcaatatataatattgtgtttgcaaacatgagacactaatcaagtttctactaaagtttggaataaataaaacattttctaaaattaaaaatctttgttgaaacttgatgcgggctttttctctagctttgaccgacactaactcgccattaccaactttaagctttaactcttctggaagcagattttcccaagtttcaagcagctgcaatgaagaacatacatggttagtagacccagaatcaacaatccaagtggatttgtcgttctctaaaacacatgattcaaagacaaaagcattaccttcgtttgaattatttagaagccggggacatcgttcttcttgatgtcccttttcattacaattcgaacatagaagattatgtctgataattgtacttgaagaagctgctttgctagagccttcatgcttaatcattttcctctgattaagatTTGCCAACCCAgcaggtcccattgcaatcagattccgttcatgggctcgtatttctacttcgagcttgtccatgtcggaggagttgaaattgttgatcatgtaagaaacaacaaattcatGGAAttgacttccgattttttgtgtagttttgtattttgatttttattttttcaattttcaaatctaattatcagaaataaattaattttattttaaaattaattttagatattagtgtaatttgaatttgaaaataggttaaaatcaagtattgcttacctcttttcttatttcttttaaattttgattattttatcttatttttaaatataaggtcagaaattaatttttttttataaaaatattttttttttgtaaattgaccttatttagaataagattactataatcatggtattttaaaagaggaaataagatatttttgttaactttttaaattttgttatttttacttaaattagattgtaaaatcagaaaatggtatgtatttaccattttctattttattgaatatttaatttattaaataacatgaaatttaaaaggaaaattagcaaatttattttgaaatgatatttaggttactcaaaacctaatttttcaaaattgtagttttaattttaaatattattttatttcatttattctttaaaaccgaattttttttaattaaatttcgaaataaagtttaatattttaaaattaaataaatcctacttccgactatccaaatctaacttgttgcaagagtatgtgttttagattgtttgtaagttttctaaaacctattattgcttgatctaaattgccagggttaacttgttgacagatccaatgatctgattttaacccatggttcaattgatgataggtcaagtaaataatttgtaacaggtaatttttacattcttctttcatctgtgtatgacctagtaacatgatagggtccatccaaatctgtgtgcctgtgtgagcctatatgtttaatttctgttatagacacatatatgttgttgttgctaaataaaatgtcataacttgatagattttatttaggctcatttagctAATttgcctattcaattaataacagttgttcattttaaggttaaattcctctcttttgggccttgtgtgagagttgggagccttagaagtgggtacgacatactggacccaggcccccctcacatgaacaaccccaattgtgaaggcccatttgcctgatttggataactgtgctaggttaattaaactagtttgacctaataaaattgaatagcaacataattaatttctttcttcgaaattaatttaagaaaaacatagtttgtagaatattattttctagataaactatttgtatttttcttgtatttaattaaataaagaattttaactaactagattctttctgaaacttacttttattatttcattaaatattcctatttaagttatgaattagttattactaattttcctttttaacttaaatttgaatatattttgaatttaatattaagttgagaaattctaggaattagttgaagattcttaaaagatatttttaagttggttttaaacttaaaatggattatctttaaattaggtagttaccacctaattttgatatttaattaaattttatttggaaattttaagttgtaaattatagattctttctataataacttaaatcagatattttctaaatcttgaaaagatacttagttaaattaagatattttctaaatagttatttctatactaattattatttctaatataggaaaatatcattgattgtgaaattaattgtttaataattaattttggtacaattcaattaaggatattattccttgtattaaattggaaattaataattaagccttctctacacttaattatttatttcctgaatttaatacatttaattaaattgaaaattaaatatctcagttgattttcataatgatacttagatattgttattttcatgatatttaattaaatagaaaattattttaagttgggtattttcataacaacttaaatttgaataatttttaaaatatattttatttattttattaatcttttttcaaaattgcatttaattatgcaagatgattttgaatttatcttcaaagatagattaaagttgt is a genomic window of Cannabis sativa cultivar Pink pepper isolate KNU-18-1 chromosome 9, ASM2916894v1, whole genome shotgun sequence containing:
- the LOC133031350 gene encoding uncharacterized protein LOC133031350, producing MITAQSRQKSYADLKRRDIEFEVGDHVFLRVTPRKGLSVKRFGKRGKLSPRYVGPFQILDRVGSVAYRIALPPSLSGVHNVFHVSQLRKYVSDPSHVLSYETLGLQEDLSYNERPVKILDQNDRILRNKTITLVKVLWRNSVVEEAT